The following proteins are encoded in a genomic region of bacterium:
- a CDS encoding FAD-dependent oxidoreductase, producing the protein IDVAGGTYESMSMIFQGPESPKGGFVEEAAAIRRAVGDRVPVSVAQCMNDPVFADRVMGREGFEYVTLARAFHADPDYVRRLSEGRPDRILPCIGCNTCVNLTVARIPTGCAANPASAFELSRDSYRPSPEPVRVMVAGGGVAGMHAARFLGLRGHEVLLCEATERLGGQLHYLRRALPEYGTLVDWLARELDELGVRVETGCRVGVTEISEADPDAVVVATGARGGYLWAGTQTPTVPIFDVFSALERPAGEWESDVAMIGGDFVACRVAQHLRRSGVRIHIVEAGASLAADGAFTGLLAELELEADAGVTIHREATAESITGDGVVIQSRGKQDRLDVGSVVIGGRRPNSELSDELGRSGLAAAIYTIGDAVRPRDLYTAGQEAADVAERIDLAGRAGALRSTAASPTTPG; encoded by the coding sequence TGATCGACGTGGCCGGAGGCACCTACGAGTCGATGTCGATGATCTTCCAGGGACCGGAGTCGCCCAAGGGCGGCTTCGTCGAGGAGGCCGCGGCCATACGCCGGGCGGTGGGCGACCGGGTCCCCGTGAGCGTGGCGCAGTGCATGAACGACCCGGTGTTCGCCGACCGGGTGATGGGGCGGGAGGGCTTCGAGTACGTCACGCTGGCTCGCGCCTTCCACGCCGACCCCGACTACGTGCGCAGGCTGTCTGAAGGACGACCCGACCGGATACTGCCCTGCATAGGGTGCAACACCTGCGTCAACCTGACGGTGGCCCGTATCCCGACCGGCTGCGCCGCCAACCCGGCCAGCGCCTTCGAACTCTCCCGGGACAGCTACCGACCATCACCGGAGCCGGTGCGCGTCATGGTCGCCGGCGGCGGGGTGGCGGGCATGCACGCCGCCCGGTTCCTCGGCCTCCGCGGCCACGAGGTCCTGCTTTGCGAGGCGACCGAGCGGCTGGGTGGCCAGCTGCACTACCTGCGCCGCGCCCTGCCCGAGTACGGGACCCTGGTCGACTGGCTGGCCCGCGAGCTCGACGAGCTCGGGGTGAGAGTCGAGACCGGGTGCCGGGTCGGGGTCACCGAGATCTCCGAGGCCGACCCCGATGCGGTGGTGGTGGCGACCGGAGCGCGGGGAGGCTACCTGTGGGCCGGCACACAGACCCCCACCGTCCCGATCTTCGATGTCTTCTCCGCGCTGGAACGGCCGGCCGGCGAGTGGGAGTCGGACGTGGCGATGATCGGCGGTGACTTCGTAGCCTGCCGGGTGGCGCAACACCTCCGCCGCTCCGGCGTACGGATCCACATCGTCGAAGCCGGCGCGTCCCTTGCCGCGGACGGCGCCTTCACCGGTTTGCTAGCCGAGTTGGAACTGGAGGCGGACGCGGGGGTCACCATCCACCGGGAAGCCACCGCGGAGTCGATCACCGGCGACGGCGTGGTGATACAGAGCCGGGGGAAGCAGGACCGGCTGGACGTGGGATCGGTGGTGATCGGCGGCCGGCGCCCCAACTCGGAGCTCTCGGACGAACTCGGGCGGTCCGGGCTGGCGGCCGCCATCTACACCATCGGGGATGCCGTCCGGCCCCGAGACCTCTACACCGCCGGCCAGGAAGCCGCCGACGTAGCCGAACGCATCGATCTGGCCGGACGAGCCGGAGCCCTGCGCTCCACTGCCGCGAGTCCCACCACCCCCGGCTGA